Proteins from a single region of Bradyrhizobium diazoefficiens:
- the rpmD gene encoding 50S ribosomal protein L30: MAKDAAKSAKTIKLEQTGSAIRRHHSQRSTLIGLKLNKIGRTSELPDTPAVRGMIEKVHHLVRIVDEK; this comes from the coding sequence ATGGCCAAGGACGCCGCTAAGTCCGCAAAGACGATCAAGCTTGAGCAGACCGGCAGCGCGATCCGCCGCCATCACTCGCAGCGTTCGACGCTGATCGGGCTCAAGCTCAACAAGATCGGCCGCACCAGCGAATTGCCGGACACCCCGGCGGTCCGCGGCATGATCGAAAAGGTTCACCATCTCGTTCGCATCGTCGACGAGAAGTAA
- the rpsE gene encoding 30S ribosomal protein S5 yields the protein MAEREQRGGRDQRGGGRDRKEREERDSEFVDKLVHINRVAKVVKGGKRFGFAALVVIGDQKGRAGFGHGKAREVPEAIRKATESAKRNLTRVSLREGRTLHHDIAGRHGAGRVYLRAAPAGTGIIAGGPMRAVFETLGVQDVVAKSIGSSNPYNMVRATFDALKHQDSPRSVAARRNIKVSTLQGRRVGGDAEAAAD from the coding sequence ATGGCAGAACGCGAACAACGTGGTGGACGCGATCAACGCGGCGGCGGACGCGACCGCAAGGAGCGCGAGGAGCGCGACAGCGAGTTCGTCGACAAGCTCGTCCACATCAATCGCGTGGCCAAGGTCGTCAAGGGCGGCAAGCGCTTCGGTTTCGCAGCGCTGGTCGTGATCGGTGACCAGAAGGGTCGCGCCGGCTTCGGTCATGGCAAGGCGCGCGAAGTGCCTGAGGCGATCCGCAAGGCCACCGAATCCGCCAAGCGCAATCTGACCCGCGTGTCGCTGCGCGAGGGCCGCACGCTGCATCACGACATTGCCGGCCGTCATGGCGCGGGCCGCGTCTACCTGCGTGCAGCTCCGGCCGGTACCGGCATTATCGCCGGCGGTCCGATGCGCGCCGTGTTCGAGACGCTCGGCGTCCAGGACGTGGTGGCGAAGTCGATCGGCTCGTCGAACCCGTACAACATGGTTCGCGCGACCTTCGATGCGCTGAAGCACCAGGACAGTCCGCGTTCGGTCGCGGCGCGCCGCAACATCAAGGTGTCCACCCTTCAGGGTCGTCGCGTCGGCGGCGATGCCGAGGCGGCTGCGGACTAA
- the rplR gene encoding 50S ribosomal protein L18, with protein MSKAKVTNARRKRSVRLKLRRSGGGRPRLSVFRSSKHIYAQVIDDLKGETLASASSLEKSMRGDGKTGADIDAAKAVGKLLAERAAEKGVKEVVFDRGSYLYHGRVKALADAARESGLSF; from the coding sequence ATGTCGAAAGCCAAGGTTACGAATGCCCGGCGCAAGCGGAGTGTGCGGCTGAAGCTGCGCCGCTCCGGTGGCGGCCGTCCGCGTCTGTCGGTGTTCCGCTCGTCCAAGCACATCTATGCCCAGGTCATCGACGACCTGAAGGGCGAGACGCTGGCCTCTGCCTCGTCGCTCGAGAAGTCGATGCGCGGCGACGGCAAGACCGGCGCCGATATCGATGCGGCGAAGGCGGTCGGCAAGCTGCTGGCCGAGCGCGCCGCCGAGAAGGGCGTCAAGGAAGTCGTGTTCGATCGCGGCAGCTATCTCTATCACGGACGCGTCAAGGCACTGGCCGACGCTGCGCGTGAGAGCGGGCTGAGCTTCTAA
- the rplF gene encoding 50S ribosomal protein L6 — MSRVGKRPVAVPSGVTATVDGQTVKMKGPKGQLQFVVHDDVEVKLENGQVKVNPRVETNRARALYGTARAQVANLVEGVTKGFEKKLEITGVGYRAAMQGKNLQLALGYSHDVVYTIPEGITITVPKPTEITVTGSDIQRVGQVAAEIRSYRPPEPYKGKGVKYAGEFIFRKEGKKK, encoded by the coding sequence ATGTCACGTGTTGGCAAAAGGCCAGTTGCGGTGCCGTCCGGTGTGACCGCGACCGTCGACGGGCAGACCGTCAAGATGAAGGGGCCGAAGGGCCAGCTTCAGTTCGTCGTCCATGACGACGTCGAGGTGAAGCTCGAGAACGGCCAGGTCAAGGTGAACCCTCGGGTCGAGACCAATCGCGCGCGGGCGCTGTACGGCACCGCTCGCGCCCAGGTCGCGAATCTGGTCGAAGGCGTCACCAAGGGCTTCGAGAAGAAGCTTGAAATCACCGGCGTCGGTTACCGCGCCGCGATGCAGGGCAAGAACCTGCAGCTCGCGCTCGGCTACAGCCACGACGTGGTCTACACGATCCCGGAAGGGATCACGATCACGGTGCCGAAGCCCACCGAGATCACGGTCACCGGCAGCGACATCCAGCGTGTCGGCCAGGTCGCCGCCGAGATTCGCTCTTATCGTCCGCCGGAGCCCTACAAGGGCAAGGGCGTGAAGTATGCAGGCGAATTCATCTTCCGCAAGGAAGGCAAGAAGAAGTAA
- the rpsH gene encoding 30S ribosomal protein S8, translating into MSTHDPISDLITRIRNAQMRAKSKVSTPGSKMRENVLEVLKSEGYIRGYAMLEHSSGRSEIEIELKYFDGEPVIREIERVSKPGRRVYASVKNLPRVNNGLGISVLSTPKGIMADHSAREANVGGEVLFTVF; encoded by the coding sequence ATGTCTACGCACGATCCAATCAGCGATCTGATCACCCGCATCCGCAACGCGCAGATGCGCGCCAAGAGCAAGGTCTCCACGCCCGGCTCGAAGATGCGCGAGAACGTCCTCGAAGTGCTCAAGAGCGAGGGCTACATCCGCGGTTACGCGATGCTCGAGCACTCCTCGGGCCGCAGCGAGATCGAGATCGAGCTGAAGTATTTCGACGGCGAGCCCGTCATCCGCGAGATCGAACGTGTCTCCAAGCCCGGGCGCCGCGTGTACGCCTCGGTGAAGAACCTGCCGCGGGTGAATAACGGACTCGGTATTTCGGTGTTGTCGACGCCGAAGGGGATCATGGCCGACCACAGTGCGCGTGAAGCGAACGTGGGCGGTGAAGTCCTCTTCACGGTGTTCTGA